ACTGATCCAACTATAGCATGACCGACTTCATGATAGGCAACAATTTTCTTCTCTTTTTCGTTGAGAACACGGGATTTTTTTTCTAACCCCGCAACAACCCGTTCAATGGCTTCAGCAAAGTCCGCTTGACTAACAGTTTCCCGTTTATTTCTAGCAGCTAATAAGGCAGCTTCATTGACTAAATTCGCTAAATCTGCGCCCGCAAAACCGGGGGTGCGAGTGGCGATCGCTTTTAACTCCACATCGGGCCCAATTTTAACTTTTTTAGCATAGATTTCTAGGATTTGTAAACGACCGGATAAATCAGGACGATCTACTAAAACTTGGCGATCAAATCGACCGGGACGCAGTAACGCCGGGTCTAAGGTTTCCGGGCGGTTAGTAGCTGCTAAAACGATTACGGTAGCTTGTCCGGCAGCAAACCCATCCATCTCCGTTAATAACTGGTTGAGGGTTTGTTCTCGCTCATCATTTCCCCCATACATTCCGCCACTAGAACGGGATTTTCCAATAGCATCTAATTCATCAATAAAGATAATACAGGGAGCTTTCTTTTTGGCTTGTTCAAATAAATCTCGAACTCGCGCCGCCCCTGCACCCACGAACAATTCCACGAATTCTGACCCAGAAATGCTAAAGAATGGAACACCTGCTTCTCCGGCTACGGCTTTCGCTAATAGGGTTTTTCCCGTTCCTGGGGGGCCGACTAATAAGACTCCTTTAGGAATTCGAGCTCCTATTTTTAAAAAACGTTCAGGAGTCTTTAAGAATTCCACCACTTCTTCTAATTCAGTTTTGGCTTCTTCTACCCCAGCTACATCTTGAAAAGTGACTTTTGTGGCATCATTTTCGACATAAACCTTGGCTTTACTCTTACTAATAGAAAGAGCCCCTTGTGGCCCTCCCATTCCTCCGCCTCGACTTTGCATAAATTGTCCGACAGCCACCCAAATTCCCACAAAAATTAAGGGAGGAATCACCCAACCAATTAAGCTCGAAAACCAGGTATTTTTAGGAGGTGGAGCAGCAGCAAATTCAACCCCTTTGGCTTCTAAACGTTTGGGTAAATCCATATCAAAAATCGGAGTTGTTGATAGAACTTGTCCAGGTTTATCAGCTTCTTCTTTAACTAAATACCGGATTTGATCTTGACTGAGATAAACTTGAGAAACTTGACCATCTTCAACTTGTTCAATGAATAAACTATAGGGAACACTGGGAATTTGTGGCCCGAATAATCCAGGTAATGTTAGGTTAGCAATTAAGAAGATGATACCCAACCAAAATAAAATACTTCCGATGGGAAGATTTCGGGGAAATTGGGGTTTGTCTTTTATACTCATGGTGTTTAATTAAAGGTTAACTGTTAACAAGGATAGATATTGACATCAGCTGCAAAGGAATAGAAGAAACTTCTGTTAACCATTGCTTTTCAGTAGTCTTTTTAAGATCTGTTAGCCTTTTAGAAAGTTCCTTAATATTAGGTTTTTTGTTACCTGAACGGTATTGTTCTTGGCAGTAAGCTAAAGCCTCGTTAAAAACTACCCGACAGCAACCGAACAACTGAGACATCAGCCTCTTTTGTTGGTCTGTTGGGTAGATTCGATATCGATACCTTAACTTCATTCTCTGCACTTAAAATCTTCTCCTTTAGTATACATTAAAATCAAATAAAAAGCCTAAGTGGAACTTAGGGGTTTTAAACCCAGAATTTTCGATAAGGATTCCGATCCTGACTTAGAAAAACTCTGGTCTGCTTCCATATTGCCATAATCCCATGACCTCATGTTGTAGGGATCTCTCCCCTTTCATCTATAATTTTTACCATAGCGTGATTTCCTGCATCGGTGGGGTGAGGGCAAGCTCATCAAAGGATCGTTTTTTGACACTTGACAAGAGTGAACACAGGATCATCTCTCCTCCACGATTATCGGTAAAATGATTATCAGTAGAATTACTGTTGTAAAAATAAAATAATAGTTGGGTTTATATTAAAAATTACATCAATTTCTTGACTTATATTTGATTTTGTATCACATTAGAAGAGAGTATTCTGGCTAGACAGAGGAGATTGAAATGCCAACAATGAATTCAACTTGGGATGATTTAATCATCCAGTGCGACGGGCGATATTTGACCAATGCAGAACTCAAGCCGCTGCATCAGTATGTTCAGACTTTAAATGCTCGCACCAAAACCTATGAAGTTTTACGCGCAAAATCAGCAGGTTTAATCAAGCAAACCCTCAAAAAATTTATGCTGTCTCATCCTGAAATCATGCAAAAACATTCTAAACGCTGTGTTTATGATATGTCGATGACGATGTGTTTGATGTCCGTTGCCTTGTTACGCGATGATCCTCACTTTTTTAAGGAATCTTTAATGTTGTGGTTAGCTAATATTTTAGCTGCTCACGAAAAAAATACCCAGTGCCTTCAAGCCTATACTTATCTTCAAGAAACCCTACAAGAACAATTGCCCAGTGTGTGTAATCAGTTATTAAAACCCTATATGGATATTGTTTTAGAAGTGCTAGATACACCACCTAAACTGATGGCAAATGTTCAACGTAGTGGAGTTTAAAGCAGATTGATTGTTCATTTTCCATCAGGGTATTACCCCGTTTAAATCAAAACAAACTACAATTTCAATTATTATCCCAGAGTGGGTAAATCTAGGCTAATTTGGAGTATTGATGCACACAGGAGTTTAATTTATGTCCTTAACTCAACCTGTAACGACTCGTCATGACGCTTCACCCGAAGAAAGAGAATTTGTTTTAAAACAAATTTATCAGCAAGTTTTAGAACGCCAGCTTTATGAGTTTGAGCGCAAGCAATTAGCTGATTTAGAAAAAGATTTTATGAAGGGTAAAATCGGAATTCGGCATTTCTTAAAAAGTCTGGCAGTTCGTCCGATTTATTTAGAGCTTTTTTATGAAAAAAGTTCTAATGTTAAATTCATTGAAAATGCCTGTAAACATTTTTTAGGACGGGCTCCTAAAAACAATGAAGAACTTCATGAATGGGATGACATTTTAATCCGTCGGGGTGTTGGTGCAATGGTTTCAGAGTTAGTAGACTCGGAAGAATACCGCAAATCCTTTGGTTATTTTACCGTTCCCTATTGGCATGAACATCGTTTTGAATCAGCTACTGAATATATTGAAAATGAACAGCTAGGTCATGAACACGCGGGACAGAGAGGATGGGCAATTCCTACCCATTATCAACATGAATTACACATCGACTGTGATGGCGGAACCTGTGTTCGAGAGGAGGATAAATTAGCGGTTAAACCTGTACAAACTCCCCCAGAACCCTTAGACTTCCCCTCGGATACAAAGATTACGCCTAGACATATTCAACGGCTATCCGTTTGTGTTAAGGAAATTGCTGAAATTCTCTCCTTCTATCCCCAACCTGTCGATCAACAAGAGATTGAAACTGACTTTCAGCAAAAAGTGTTGGAGTATGTCAGTGCCATTAACGCCAGTTTACTGTTTAAAAATTAAAAGTAGGGTGGGCTTTGCCCACCTTTGACTCTAATTGAAGCGATTGAAATGACTCTTAAAAAAATTACACTTTAATCATGGACTCCCAAAACCCGGTTTCTTAAAGAAACCGGGTTTTTAATGCCCATTAACATATTCTGATGGAATTGAGGTAAAATAAAATGGTATAATTATTATTGTTTTGGTGCGTGCGCTGCGCTTACGCACCCTACGGGTTAAAATTGTTGTGTTTTTGGATATCATGAAAATCAATAAATATCTTCATGCTGCTATTTTAGTGTCTGATTTAGAACAATCTGAACAATTTTATGGTCAAGTCTTAGGCTTAGAAAAAGTTGAACGTCCGTTAAATTTTTCGGGGATTTGGTATCAAATTGGTGAGTTTCAAATTCATTTAATTCAAGCTGAAACCTTGATTAATGATCAAGTGAATCAGGAAAAATGGGGACGAAATCGACATTTAGCCTTTTTGGTTGATAATTTAGAAGCCACAAAACAACAGCTAATTACTTATAATTGTTCATTTCAAATGAGTGCTTCTGGTCGGTCTGCCTTGTTTACAAAAGATCCTGATGGTAATATTATAGAATTAAATGAAGCATGAAAATTATTGCCTATTGCTATACTGATCCTCTGTTTGAACAGCCTCCAGATCGGATGATTTGGGGTTGGGAAGTGGATCGGATTTATCAAGATTTAGGGGAAAGACAGGAACTTGAACAATTGTTAAAAGATTGTGATTTAGAAGCCCCAGACTATTTATTAATTCGACGGTTAGAGGAGTTAGGAAATTCGGTTTTAGAAGTGAGCGATCGCTTACAACAATTAGAATCTTTCCAGATTAATATTATTGCCATTGAATCAGATTTTAACACCTCCGAAACTCAGATTAATCGGTCTGATTTAATCCAATTATTTATAGAAATTCAAAATCGCCAACGCAGTCGTCGCATTTGTCACGGACACGCTCAAAATAGAATTAAAGCCTTACCTCCACCGGGAAAAGCACCCTATGGATATCGACGGGGAAAAGATCGTTATATTTTAGATCGCAGTGTTTCACCCATCGTTAAAGAATTTTTTGATCGGTTTTTAATTTATGGATCTTTGCGGGGTGCGGTGCGCTATTTAGAAAAACGGTATGGGAAAAAAATCTCGGTGACAACAGGACGAAGATGGTTAACAAATCCCGTTTATCGAGGAGATTTAGAATATAAAAATGGGGAGATTATTTCTAATACCCATATTCCGATTATTTCACGAGATGAAGGTGCTCAAGTAGATCGATTATTACGCCGAAATCAACGGCTTCCGCCGCGAACAGCCAGTGCACCACGTTCGTTAGCGGGGTTAGTCAGTTGTGGAGACTGTCAATCTTTAATGACTATTGCGCGAGTTACAACCTATCGCCAAGAACGAGAATATTTATATTTACGTCCGACAAATTGTCCGAAAAATCCTAAATGTAAAGCCTTATCTTATCAAACAGGATTAGAGTTAACAATTGAACGAATTTGTCAAGATTTACCAGAGGCGGTTTCTAGTTTAAATTTACCTGATTTACAAATTGTTAAACGGGGTATTATTCAGGAGATTAACCAAAAACAAGAGATTTTATTACAAATTCCTGATTTATTAACTTCGGGAATATTAGACACAGAAACGGCAGAGTTAAGAACCTATAAATTGCGGACAGAAATTGCTCAATTGCAAGGAAAGTTAGCCCAACTTCCCCCAGTTAATTTAAAAGAAACAGCACAAGCGGTTTGTATTCCGCAGTTTTGGTTAGATTTATCGGAAACTGAAAGGCGGTTTTATTTTCGAGAATTTATTCGCAAAATTGAGATTATTCGAGATGGGGATAATTGGGAGTTAAAGCTAATCTTTATTTTTTAATTAAACTTTAACACAATATTGATTGCGACCTTTCTGTTTAGCTTCATAAAGAGCTTGATCAGCAATTGTTAATAAATGTTCAGCCGAGGTATCTTTTTGAGGAATTTGATAGGAAACACCAATACTCACGGTAACAATAGAACTCACTGTTGAATACTCATGATTAATTTTAAGCTGTTGGACTTCCTGATGAATTGTTTGAGCCACTTTCAGTGCCCCTGATAAATCCGTATTGGGTAGAATAATGGCAAATTCTTCTCCTCCATAACGGGCGACTAAATCCCTAGAATGACTGACGGATCGATCTAAGGCTTGAGCGACTAATTTCAAACAAATATCTCCCGCCGGATGCCCATAATGATCATTATAATGTTTAAAAAAATCTAAATCACATAAGAGTAAAGATAAAGGTTGTTGTACCTCGATCATTTGTTTCCAAGTTTGCTGAAAATATTCATCAAAATGGCGACGGTTAGCTAAACTTGTTAAACTATCGCAAGACGCTAAATTTTGTAATTGACGATTAACCGTTTGTAAATTTTCTTCTACTTTTTGACGAGTTTTAATTTCTTGTGTTAATTGATTATTTTGTTGTAAGAGTTGTTGATTTTGTTCCAGAAGTTGTTGTTTTAACTGACAAATGGTTAACTGGTTTTTCACCCGTGCTAATACTTCATCAACTTTAAACGGTTTGGTAACATAGTCTACGCCTCCGACAGAAAATGCTTGCATAATATCTTCAATTTGATTGAGGGCACTAATAAAAATTACCGGAATTTCATGGGTGTCTGGATTGGATTTTAGTTGACGACATAAATCATATCCGGTTGCATCCGGCATCCGAATATCTAATAAAATTAAATCGGGTTTGAGACTGTTAACCGCTATGAGTGCTA
This genomic window from Planktothrix serta PCC 8927 contains:
- the ftsH4 gene encoding ATP-dependent zinc metalloprotease FtsH4, with the protein product MSIKDKPQFPRNLPIGSILFWLGIIFLIANLTLPGLFGPQIPSVPYSLFIEQVEDGQVSQVYLSQDQIRYLVKEEADKPGQVLSTTPIFDMDLPKRLEAKGVEFAAAPPPKNTWFSSLIGWVIPPLIFVGIWVAVGQFMQSRGGGMGGPQGALSISKSKAKVYVENDATKVTFQDVAGVEEAKTELEEVVEFLKTPERFLKIGARIPKGVLLVGPPGTGKTLLAKAVAGEAGVPFFSISGSEFVELFVGAGAARVRDLFEQAKKKAPCIIFIDELDAIGKSRSSGGMYGGNDEREQTLNQLLTEMDGFAAGQATVIVLAATNRPETLDPALLRPGRFDRQVLVDRPDLSGRLQILEIYAKKVKIGPDVELKAIATRTPGFAGADLANLVNEAALLAARNKRETVSQADFAEAIERVVAGLEKKSRVLNEKEKKIVAYHEVGHAIVGSVVSGQNKVAKISIVPRGMAALGYTLQLPTEDRFLLSEEEMKAEIATLLGGRSAEEVVFGSITTGATNDLQRATDLAERMVTSYGMSKVLGPLAYEKGQQNNFLGDNMMMNPRRYVSDETAKAIDDEVKQLVEQAHEVALDILNQNKELMEQIAQQILQTEVIEGDNLQHLLNQVKYEGKIPAAIA
- a CDS encoding helix-turn-helix domain-containing protein; protein product: MKLRYRYRIYPTDQQKRLMSQLFGCCRVVFNEALAYCQEQYRSGNKKPNIKELSKRLTDLKKTTEKQWLTEVSSIPLQLMSISILVNS
- a CDS encoding globin family protein; the encoded protein is MPTMNSTWDDLIIQCDGRYLTNAELKPLHQYVQTLNARTKTYEVLRAKSAGLIKQTLKKFMLSHPEIMQKHSKRCVYDMSMTMCLMSVALLRDDPHFFKESLMLWLANILAAHEKNTQCLQAYTYLQETLQEQLPSVCNQLLKPYMDIVLEVLDTPPKLMANVQRSGV
- a CDS encoding phycobilisome rod-core linker polypeptide, with translation MSLTQPVTTRHDASPEEREFVLKQIYQQVLERQLYEFERKQLADLEKDFMKGKIGIRHFLKSLAVRPIYLELFYEKSSNVKFIENACKHFLGRAPKNNEELHEWDDILIRRGVGAMVSELVDSEEYRKSFGYFTVPYWHEHRFESATEYIENEQLGHEHAGQRGWAIPTHYQHELHIDCDGGTCVREEDKLAVKPVQTPPEPLDFPSDTKITPRHIQRLSVCVKEIAEILSFYPQPVDQQEIETDFQQKVLEYVSAINASLLFKN
- a CDS encoding VOC family protein; translation: MKINKYLHAAILVSDLEQSEQFYGQVLGLEKVERPLNFSGIWYQIGEFQIHLIQAETLINDQVNQEKWGRNRHLAFLVDNLEATKQQLITYNCSFQMSASGRSALFTKDPDGNIIELNEA
- a CDS encoding recombinase family protein; protein product: MKIIAYCYTDPLFEQPPDRMIWGWEVDRIYQDLGERQELEQLLKDCDLEAPDYLLIRRLEELGNSVLEVSDRLQQLESFQINIIAIESDFNTSETQINRSDLIQLFIEIQNRQRSRRICHGHAQNRIKALPPPGKAPYGYRRGKDRYILDRSVSPIVKEFFDRFLIYGSLRGAVRYLEKRYGKKISVTTGRRWLTNPVYRGDLEYKNGEIISNTHIPIISRDEGAQVDRLLRRNQRLPPRTASAPRSLAGLVSCGDCQSLMTIARVTTYRQEREYLYLRPTNCPKNPKCKALSYQTGLELTIERICQDLPEAVSSLNLPDLQIVKRGIIQEINQKQEILLQIPDLLTSGILDTETAELRTYKLRTEIAQLQGKLAQLPPVNLKETAQAVCIPQFWLDLSETERRFYFREFIRKIEIIRDGDNWELKLIFIF
- a CDS encoding GGDEF domain-containing response regulator, producing the protein MDQDGISLIKGNLLIVDDEPDNIRVLSALLTQQGYYVRKALNVQIALIAVNSLKPDLILLDIRMPDATGYDLCRQLKSNPDTHEIPVIFISALNQIEDIMQAFSVGGVDYVTKPFKVDEVLARVKNQLTICQLKQQLLEQNQQLLQQNNQLTQEIKTRQKVEENLQTVNRQLQNLASCDSLTSLANRRHFDEYFQQTWKQMIEVQQPLSLLLCDLDFFKHYNDHYGHPAGDICLKLVAQALDRSVSHSRDLVARYGGEEFAIILPNTDLSGALKVAQTIHQEVQQLKINHEYSTVSSIVTVSIGVSYQIPQKDTSAEHLLTIADQALYEAKQKGRNQYCVKV